The following DNA comes from Camelus dromedarius isolate mCamDro1 chromosome 29, mCamDro1.pat, whole genome shotgun sequence.
AGGCTGCAGGTGTCCCCAGGTGGGCCCAGGACTGTGCAGAACCCAGACCGACCACAGCTCTAAGccaccctctcctgcccactCCCTCCCTTCTGCAAAAGACATCTGCCTCTGAGCATGAAAAATGAGGCCTCATCCCAGGGCTGCCCCACACCCACCACACCCACCACACCCAGACATCCAGGACAGAATTAATTGGCATAATTTACAGCAGCCCCCAGGGGTCAGtctcctgcctgccttctgcTGGGCTGGGGAAGGAACCCATGTCAACTGGCAGCACCCCAAATGGCTCAGTgggaccctgcctcccagcccaggagCCAGGAAAGGGAAGGCGGCGAGGCCTCCAGCGGCCACAGGGCACCAGAGCCAGGCTTGCGACCCCACAGTGCTGTGCCCTTTGCAGAGTCACTCGAGAGAGCTTCAGAACAGCCCTGTGGTGCCATCCGGGCAGGTCAGGATGACATTTTACCGACgggaaactgaaacccagaggaACAAAGCACGTGGACCAAAGTCACACGGCCTGTAACCAGAGTGCGACAGTGTCAGACTGCAAACCCAGCCCTACCCCCAGGACTGCAGAGCGCCGAGCCCTGACAGGTGCCAGCCGTGACGCCGGGCCCTctatgtgcattatctcattcaattTAACCCATACAGCCTATGATGGGAGGGAGgtagggggaaactgaggcctagagagggaAAATGGATTACTCAAAGCCACTCAGCTTTTACGAGCTGGAGCCCTGTCTCCCACGCCCTCACTCCTTCCCCAGGAAGCCACCAGACCCCACAGCGCAGGTCACTCAGGGTggagcagccctgggaggtgggtaaagggaggaggaggagtgaagCAGCACCTGGACCCGCCTCCAGGTCCAACACCGACCAAAGACCAGGCTCACCTCGGCTGGGAGGCCTCAGTCCGCGGGACACACGTCATTCAAACCTTCAAGCAAACGCAGCTCCTCCAGACCCTGGAGTCCTCTCCCCGTCCCTGTGTCCATCCCCCAGCCAACAGTGCCAGCTCTTGGCTCAGACTTACCTGTCTTGGATCCTTCTCCATCCCCATCCTGGTCCTCAGCTCCTGGAAGAGTGAACAAAAAGCTTCCTCAACCCCACCTTCATCATCACACCTCTGCTCCTGGGGGCGCTGGAGCCGGTGAGTGGGGCTGAACAGGCCTGGCTCGTGGTCCAAACGCCAGACTTAGCTCGGAGCCTGAGACCCAGTGGAGCAGAGCCCTGTGGCAGGATGAAAGGGACCCCAGCCTGGAGCCCCCAACTCAGCtgacccctccacccacccactcactcacCAGCCCAGTCACCCACCACCTCCAGCAGACACCCACCCGCATGAGGATCCCCATCCTTCCACAAGCccactcacagacacactcacatgACTTACACTCACCATCATGCTTGTTTGCATGGACACACTCACCCCCTTGACACACTTCAGCCTTACACACGCACCACTCACTCCCAGTCACACTCATATCCACTCTTCCTGCCACGTCTGCACACTCAGGGGCAGGCTCACACTTGTTTACACACACAGGACATGTTCAGCCTCAAGCTCACACACTCTAGCCCCATTTGCACACCCACATGCATTCTGTCACTGAAGAGTGACACACACATTGATGCCATGGACACCAACAAAACCAAAGACCCGCGCGCGCACACCCCTCTCACTCACCTGCATTCTCCTCCTCACAGGTCTGTTTGATCTTTCTCCAGCACACAAAGGCCAAGGCCACCAGCAGAACGACAAGACAGATGGAGAGCCCCACTGTCACCCACAGGGCCTCCGGGGGGAATGTCatgggctgccctgggagggaagtggggagaagggagagagactgTCAAGCCTGGCCCCGAGTGGCCCTGAGGACAGCACCTCTGGCTCCAAAGTGTGAACGGGGGGCTCCTTCCCTCACTGGGCCCCCAGACTATGAAGAGAGCTTACTTGAGTTCCCGTGCCCCTTCCCCGCACGTCCACGTGCCCTCCCAACCTGACACAGCCGTGGCTGCTGCAGACGTGCCTCCTCCGGGGAGGGCTGAAGAGTCTGCAGTGGATGGTGCTCAAGAACCTTCCAGGGCTCTCTGCTGACGTGAGAATAAGGCTTCAATCTCCTCAGGATGCTTCCAGGACCTCTGAGATCTGGCTGCTGTCACCCCTtgcccccaacccccgcctttgcAATCCCACTGTACCAGCCAAACTGGTGTCCTAGCCACTCTGCAGAGACAgctggcccctcccagcccccacaccACAGCTGTCAGTTTCCTCCACCTAAAACATGCCCCCTAACTCCCCTCCGAGCTTGAGATTCCTCCGCGGGAGGCCCTCCCtgactcccccagccccacctggtgAAACCCCCCCACCTGAGATCGGGCGTCAGCCAGCTGGAGCCCATGGGCCAGATCTGGCCTGTGGCCTGTTTTCTGTGCAACCTGTGAGCTAATAATAGTTTTACATTTGTAAAGGGTTACCAAAAaagggaaaagcagcagcagcacagagATGAGAtgtggcccacaaaacctaaaatatgtaCCATCCAGCCCTGACAGAGCATGTGTGCAGGCTCCTGCATCAAGATGAGGGTGGGCGCTGAGGGCGCCAGCGTGAAGGTTCCGGGTTCACCCCAGAGGAGACCTGCCAGGGGTCTGTTTCCGGGCGACACTGAGGCCCTCCTGTTAGCTGTCCCACGGCACAGGGAGGGTGTGGAGGCGCCCACGCCTGGGTCAGGGCCAGCGGCTGTTCTGAGCGCTCCACCCTCCAGCCCAGTCCCAGGACCTACGCGGGGTCTTGGGCAGAGACCTTGGGGACAATAAATCTCACAAAAGCCAGGGGGAAAGCCATTCCTGCAGAAGGTACCATCAAAGCAGAGACGGTGCCATGAACGCCTGGGCAGCGGGGGCCTCGGCACAGACACAGGGATTTGCAGTCACCTTCAATCGGCTCAGCTGGCAAACCTCCACTCAGGACACTGGAAGCAAAGGGACCCACCAGCCTGGTGAGCAGGAGAGGAGGACAGCAGCTAACATGAAGGGCCAGGACGGCCAGTCCGTGAAGCACATGGAGGGACCCCCGGGAATCCCAGGGTAGGGCCCTGCAGGAGAGCACGGAGCAGAGCCACAGAAATACCCAGGGGGAGGGGCTCCCGCCGCGTTCGCCCCTAGGCTCGCCTCGGTGCCTGGAACACAGGGCCAACTTGCCCTCCTTCCACTAATCAAGGTCAGAGCGGGGCTCAGCCCTGCATCTTCAGACTCTAAGTCCAGTGTTTGCTCCATAAAGCCCCCTCCACATACGGCACACGCCACTAACCTCCAGCAGGTGTGGGAGAGACCAGGCTGGAGGACTGGAAGTCCGAATCCCAAAATGTTTTACCAGGCACAGAGCTGCCCTAAGCGAAATACAGGCCAAGGGCTCCAAAGTAGGCCAGACCTGCTCTAACAAAAACAGGAGGCTGTGTGGTGGGGACGAGAGAAAATTAGGCTGAGAGGCTAAAAGCTGGGCtctggttctggttctggttCATCTGCTCCCCGCACGGTGCTGGAGTCAAGGTCCAGACACCCATGGGAAAGTTTAGAGGGGCCACGAACCCCCAAAGTTTAAATGCAAATGATTGCATTTATCATTTATCCAGTTTTCAAAAAGGTATCTGACTCCCAAAAGGAGTCAGAGCCACTGTGGCCGTCTGTGGCCCTGGGGGAGTGCTCCCtcatctctgggcttcagtttcctcatctgtgaaatgaaagcaCTTTAAACATTAGCTACTAGAACTTTAAATAAAGGTTTTTCTTGCAGGTGGGGTAAATGTCCCCGGtaagcaggagaggagaggaggacacCAGCTGATGTGAGGGGCCAAGAGGGGCCCGTCCTTGAAGCACAAGGACGGACCCCTGGGGATCCCGGGAGCACGGAGCAGAGCCACAGAAATACGCAGGGGGAGGGGCTCCCACCACATTCGCCCCTAGGCGGGTATCCGTGTCTGGAACACAGGGCAGGCTGGCCCTCCTTCCACTAGTCCAGGACAGAGCGGGGCTCAGCCCTGCATCTTCAGGTATATGAGCATAATCACATTTACACTCACAAGCCGTTCCTGCACAATATGGCAAATACCCAGTTCAGCTCAGTGTACAAATTATCACGAAGTTCACCGATCCTTCAAGGTCCCCTCGACTCCCACCTGTCCCTGGAGACTCTTCCTGAAACTCCAGCCCATTCTGACCACTCCCTCCTCTGATAGCTTCAGCCTCTGCCAATCCTGCTCCATCTGATACTTCTGATTCTCTCCTGCGGATGCACCAGACCATATGCTGCTCTCTAAAGGTCAAGGAGACCTCTTGCGACATCCAGCAGCCCAGGGCCGTGACTCCCCCACAGAAAGCACAGACCTAGGGGGTCTCCAGGAAGAGGGTGGGGTCAATCTTGGGGAatgggtgggcagagggaacacctgaaagagaaggaggaatgaATCTGAATTCCTAGAAGACAGCTGTGATGGGCACTGGCTCTGAGCTTGCAGAAGTGAGGCCATGTGAGGTCCAGGGATGCCCAGGGGGTGCGGGAAGACAGGAATAAGCCTCTGAATCCCGAGGCTCGTACAGAAACCGGCCGCCAGGGGCATCAGGACTTGGGTGGGCGGCAGGTCAGGTGGAAGGCATAGGAAGAGAAAACGGGAGAACCAGACAGACAAGACCTGCTGCGCTGACCCCAGAGAATGCAGGGAGGCCGCTGGGAAAGTTTTGCTGGCCCAAGGGGAGGAACTGAGGAGCCGGACTGAGGCCCAAACACAGATGGAGACTGCCTCCCCTGGCCTGAATGTGGAATTGAGCCCTCCTCACACCTCCAGGCACAAGGGGTGCCCACTGAGGTGGGTCCTAAAGGAAGGGAAGGGTGTCTGGGCTAGGACCCCAAAACCAGAGATTGAAGGAATCGCCAAATGGGCAGCGCTGATCTAGTGTTTGACCACATGGGGGCAGAAGAGAAAGCCCACCCATTACAGTTGCTGCCTGGGTCCAGCTCACCTCCAACAGGAGAGCTGACATTGATTGATGGGGTGAGGGGGGCTGACCATCAGGAGAGGGTCAGCTGTCTCTCGGGGCCTCACGGTCAGATGGCGCCCAGCATCAGATGGTGACGTAGCAACACCTTCCCAGCACCTGGAGAAGTTCCCACAGGAAAGCAGAACTCCCAGAACTCCCACACCCACCTCTACATCCCAGCCAGGTACTTAGTCTCCCTGAGACACTTGGGAGGGCAAACGCTATAAATGATTCTCATCAGCTAGACAGAGCAAGTCCCTTAAAGAGTTTTAGGGGGAGAGTTTGAGACACCTGAAATGAAtgggggaaaaatttttttaaaaagtcttctggCCACGCAAGCCTACCTAAGTTCCAGCTCAGGCGCTAGCTAAAAGGCGGGACCCCTCCATCCTTCCCCAGCTGTTCGTCTGCCTCCTACCCGTGATGGTGACAGAGCCGTGAGCGTCCTGCTGCAGCACGGGGTTGCGCACCAGGCAGCTGTACGTGCCATTCGCGCCCAGCACCACCCTCAGGACGCTGCGCACGTCGAACAAGCCCTGCTCGTTGGCCATCTGCGACGTGGTCACGTTGCCGGTCAAGGGCGCACCCTGCCCATCTTGCCAGAACACTTCCGCCTCGGGGTAGCCCTGGTAGCTGGAGCATGTGATGGTCACCGTGTCCCCGGGCCGCAGGTCCTTGTTTGGCTCCAAGGTCATGCTGGGCTTTGAGTAGGGGGCTAGAGGGGGCCAGAGGAAAGGGCAGAGGTCAAAGTAAAGCAAGGGCAGGGGGACACAGTGGAGAGAAAGGGGTGCCTGGGGCTGCGAGGACACGGGTCAGCTGGGCAGTGGGTAGGGGGCTGCGGGAAGTACCGGGGTGAACCAAGGGGAGGATGCCCCCCTTCGCGGCGCTCACCTGCCACCTGCAGGCTGACCGCGGCGCTGCCAAAGTCCCGGATGCTCACGAAGCAGGTGAAGCTGCCCTCATCAGCCACGCGCACGCGCTGCAGCCTCAGGGACGCGTTGCCCTGAGCCAGCAGGTCCGGGAAGAGCGCGGTGCGGTTGGCATAGGAGCTGCCCTGGTCGCGGCCCTCGGCGAAGCTGTGCACCAGCTGTTTGGTGTCTGTCAGCTGCCAGATGAGGTTGAGCTGTGCCAGGCTGAAGCCGGGTTCGGGTGAGAAGGAGCAGTGAAGGGTGGCGTCGGTGCCCACCAGGGCCACCACGGGGTCTTCGGGAACCTGGATTTCCACAGCGCCTGGGGGCGAGGTTCGAGTGGCAGGGCAGTGAGGAGGGGCGGGGCCACTCTGGGCCAACAACCCACAGCCTCCCGGATCTCCTCCTCCATCAACCCCCAGGTCCCATTCCATCTTCCCATTTTCTCCCCAGACCTGAAAACAGATTGAGTCCCAGCACTCCCAGACATACAGCCTCCCTAATTTGACAAGAATCACAGTAGCCTGGCCTTGCCTGACAAGGTCCATCCACAGGGGACTGGGCCTGGGCAGCCTCCAGCCCTAGCAAAACTCCCCTCTCTGCCAGGACCCGGgtccctctcctgtccctgcGCTCTGCTGAGATCTGAATGCTTCTCCATCCTTTCCAGAGGTTTCCAGAGCCCTGGGGTCAGGAGACCCAGAGAGCTGGGAGGACCTGTGATCATCACCCTCACCTACTCCCACTACGGTAAGGTTCCCCCATCCCCCTTGGTTATCTTTTCCATTATTACCCCATTACCAGGCATCTCACTGCTCTGGGAGACTGAAGCTAAGCACCTAGATTCAGATCCTGTGGCCCCTGCAGACAGGACCAAACCCCTCCTCCCTCAGGgggacatttaagaaaaaaataaaacaaaaacctgtgGGGCTTCTATGGGGCGTGATGGTGACGGAGCCGTGAGCGTCCTGCTTCAGCACGGGGTTGCGCACCAGGCAGCTGTACGTGCCATTCGCGCCCAGCACCACCCTCAGGACGCTGCGCACGTCGAACAAGCCCTGCTCGTTGGCCATCTGCGACGTGGTCACGTTGCCGGTCAAGGGCGCGCCCTGCCCATCTTGCCAGAACACTTCCGCCTCGGGGTAGCCCCGGTAGCTGGAGCATGTGATGGTCACCGTGTCCCCGGGCCGCAGGTCCTTGTTTGGCTCCAAGGTCATGCTGGGCTTTGAGTAGGGGGCTAGAGGGGGCCAGAGGAAAGGGCAGAGGTCAAAGTAAAGCAAGGGCAGGGGGACACAGTGGAGAGAAAGGGGTGCCTGGGGCTGCGAGGACACGGGTCAGCTAGGCAGTGGGTAGGGGGCTGCGGGAAGTACCGGGGTGAACCAAGGGGAGGACGCCCCCCTTCGCGGCGCTCACCTGCCACCTGCAGGCTGACCGCGGCGCTGCCAAAGTCCCGGATGCTCACGAAGCAGGTGAAGCTGCCCTCATCAGCCACGCGCACGCGCTGCAGCCTCAGGGACGCGTTGCCCTGAGCCAGCAGGTCCGGGAAGAGCGCGGTGCGGTTGGCATAGGAGCTGCCCTGGTCGCGGCCCTCGGCGAAGCTGTGCACCAGCTGTTTGGTGTCTGTCAGCTGCCAGGTGAGGTTGAGCTGTGCCAGGCTGAAGCCGGGTTCGGGTGAGAAGGAGCAGTGAAGGGTGGCGTCGGTGCCCACCAGGGCCACCACGGGGTCTTCGGGAACCTGGACTTCCACAgcgcctgggggtggggccagtgGGGTGGGACGGTGAGGAGGGGCCAGGACACTCCCAGCCTCCCTAGTCCCCCTCCCCTTCCGTGTTAACTTCAGGCCTTGTCCACCCCTTGTTTACGGCTGAGTTTATTACCTGTGGTCGTGGTTCAATCAACACCAGCATAGTAAGCACCTACTATGCCAAGTGTAAGGGTTAGGAAGGCCACAGAGAACACCACCACGGTCACACCCCTGCAGAGCTTACATGTtagtgggagagagacagagtagCACACAGATCCTCATTCGCATGTGCTTAGGGGTACGAAGGACGAAAGCAAGTTAATGGATAGAAAATGAGGAAAGCCTTTCTGCTTGTCGCCGTTGAGGATTACGctggctgtgggcttgtcataaatagcttttgcTATGTTATGTTCCCTCcgtacccactttggtgagagtttttatcataaatgggtgttggattttatcaGTGCTTTTCCtgcctctattgagatgatcgtgtggtttctgtccttcctcttgttgatgtgatgtatcacgTTGATCGATTTGCAtgtgttgaatcatccttgtgtccctgggatgacccccacttgatcatgatgtatgatctttttcacgtgttgttggattctgtttgctaatattttgttgaggatttttgcatctatgttcatcaatgatattggcctgtagctttcttttttggtggtgtctgtctggctttggtgtcagggtgatggtggcttcatagagtgagtttgggagtattccctcctctgcggtcctttggaagagtttgtgaaggactggtatgagctcttcattgtatgtttgatagatttccccagtgaagccgtctggccctggacttctgtttgcagggaggtttttttttattgctgattctatttcacttctagcgATGGGTCTGTTCAAGTCATCTACTTCTTCTTGATTCCGTCTTggtagactgtatgtttctagaaacctgtccgtttcttctaagttgtccaatttattgccatatagttgttcacagtattctcttatgatttttttctatttctgtggtgttagttgtaatctctccattttcatttcttacagaatatgaaactgaatatacgtgtatttatgtatgactgaagcattgtgctgtacaccagaaattgacacaacattgtaaactgactatacttcaacttaaaaatatttttaaaaaaatgagggagCTTTTCACAAATCTGATAGGTATTTTACAACTGTCATGCTAGTTGCATTTCCCCATAAGTATATATTATCTTGATAAGTTGTAAAAAGGGAGTCTAAAAAAGTATACACCAGAATGTTAATAGTGGTTTTTCTCTGGATAAGAAAGAATCAcaagtgctttttctttcttcttttcctaaacaAACATGATTAGTTTtatacaagaaagaaagaataccTATGCATTTAAATGTGGTGATGAGCCACTTTCTCCATAAAGAGATATTAAGCTGAGATTTAAAGGGAATGAAGTAGAGTCTGACATAGCCAGAGAAAGCCCCCGGGGGCAGGACCCCCTGCTTTTGGCCCTGCCCTCTACCCTGTGCATTTgccctgcagcctccctcccagtcACCTCTGCCTCCAGACTGGCTCTTCTTTGAGAGCCCTGGAAAGTTAGGCAGGAGTCCCGGATAGCCTTTCTTTCAGTAGAGTGTGCCCCCTAACCTGGCACCACCATTTTTGAGTATGGTTAGATTCAGTGTGTGATTTGGGCATCAGCAAAGCAGGCAGTCAAAAAGTGTGAAGAACAGTCTTGAAACAGAGTAACTGAATACAGCACTCATGAAAGGTTTCTCACATTTAGAAAAACAGCATTTTACAGTTAGAATTTTCATTGTGACGTAACCCAGGGCGGGGGTATCATCATCTTTGCAGTGTGAAGTTGGCCCTGGGTCTCTTGCTGCAATGCCAGGTGCCCCAGCCAGCTCTCCAGTTGGAAACCAACAGGGTGCCACATTGTATGGGGCATTTAAGGGACAAAACCTGAGGAATCACCCAGACAAAACCCTTTCTGCACAGAAATCAAAGTAGCTCTGGGTAAAGCGGTGCTTCCTCTTTAGGACCACCAGATGGCACCAGAAACTCAGCTTTGTCTTCCCAATGGAGGAAGAAGGCAATCTCCCTCAGCCCAGAAACTGATTAGGATTTGAAATATGATGATGTTATTAAAGTAGTTGCCATTACTGAATGCCAGCTCTGTGCCAAGAACTGTGTGGGAAGATTTACATCCTTTACTCCACATGGTtagagcacctgctatgtgcctggCATCAGTCCTGGCCCTGTAGATAAACCCTACGCTTTCAGCAGAGCAAGCAATAAGCACGTAAACATATACTCTGTCAAGTGGGGATAAATGCTGGGAGGTGGCATGGAGTAAGCTCTGGGAGAGGGGGGGTGATGTGCTATTTCGTACAAGGtagctgggggaagggaaagcctggggaaggtgacatttgagcaaagacttgaatgAAATAAGGGATCAAGTCATATACACGTGTGGGGGCAGAAAGTTTCAGACTGAGGGAACAgtacgtgcaaaggccctggggaggAAGCACACATACAGTGTGTTCAAGAAACAGCATTATGACATTTAGTGCTCAcattgccattttacagaagaggaaatggagaccaAGAAATATACAGTAAGTTGCCTCTTGGGTCCTGAAGGTAGGGATGAGTGTGGACAAGGCACAGGGGAGACGGGAAGACGTTAGCCAaagcctcccagccctgctggaCAGAGAGGGTTGGCAGGAGCCCTGATGGGAGTGggcacctcctcccccacctccaggccccaCTCTGCTCCCCTCACCTGTGAGGCAGAACCAGAGGGCTCCCAGGGCGGTGGCCACACGCATGCCCGCGCTGCCAGGCAGATGCGGCATCTTCCCGCGAGGCAGCTGAACAGCTGGGCTCTCAGTGGTGGAAGGCTGCCCCCACCTGCGAGGAAGAGGAAGTGAGGCCTTTGTCTCAAAAGGTCCTCCCCAGGCCCTCTCTCACCTCATCCCCGACCCGGGCCAGCCTGGGGCAAGGCTGCAGCTGCCAGCTGGGAGGTACTCCCCCACACACCCCACAAAGCTCCCTGCTGAGGGATATCCTGAGATGCAGGCAGGAGCGAGTTGAGTCACTAGGGAGGCTGGACCAGGGAAGGCAGGTCAGGGGGCAGCTGGGACCCACCCATTCAGAAATAAGATGCTGGCATGTAAACACGAGGAAGTCGAGGCAAGGCAGCAAGGCAGGGCAAGGATGTGCAGAGATCAGTTTGGCTTGAGACAACAGCTGGCAGGGGAGAGTAAGACTTAGAGATTGGCAAGAGGTTGGAAGTTTATCCTAAGGCAgctgggagccactgaaggttctGGAATAGAGGAAGGATGAGGTCAGAGCTGTGCTTCATAGAGATTACTCTGACAACACCTGCAGGATAAATGAGAAGAGCTGGATGGAAGAGACCAAGCAGGTCTGGGGGAAGTGACAGCACTGTCGGGCACAGGGAGAGGGGGGACAGTCCCGGTGCCCATGGTTTTGAGCCGAGTGACCAGGTGGGTGGAGCGCTCACAGAGAGAGAAGACGGAAGGGCTCAGTGCAGGGCGTGTGAAGTTAGTGTTAGCACAGGCACTTGCGGGGACAGTTCCAGGAGACAGCCTGGTGTATGAGTCTGGGGCTCAAGAGAGAGGACACAGGCTAGCTTAGCTCACGTATACGGAGTGGCCAAGACTGGCTGGACATGGCAGAGGCCCGGACTGGGGCTGACCCCCCAGGCTGGAGTCAGGACGGAGGGAGAGGTATTTTTCTGCAACTACAGGTTGGATCTGAGCTTGGGGGGGAT
Coding sequences within:
- the CD276 gene encoding CD276 antigen, with translation MPHLPGSAGMRVATALGALWFCLTGAVEVQVPEDPVVALVGTDATLHCSFSPEPGFSLAQLNLTWQLTDTKQLVHSFAEGRDQGSSYANRTALFPDLLAQGNASLRLQRVRVADEGSFTCFVSIRDFGSAAVSLQVAAPYSKPSMTLEPNKDLRPGDTVTITCSSYRGYPEAEVFWQDGQGAPLTGNVTTSQMANEQGLFDVRSVLRVVLGANGTYSCLVRNPVLKQDAHGSVTITPHRSPTGAVEIQVPEDPVVALVGTDATLHCSFSPEPGFSLAQLNLIWQLTDTKQLVHSFAEGRDQGSSYANRTALFPDLLAQGNASLRLQRVRVADEGSFTCFVSIRDFGSAAVSLQVAAPYSKPSMTLEPNKDLRPGDTVTITCSSYQGYPEAEVFWQDGQGAPLTGNVTTSQMANEQGLFDVRSVLRVVLGANGTYSCLVRNPVLQQDAHGSVTITGQPMTFPPEALWVTVGLSICLVVLLVALAFVCWRKIKQTCEEENAGAEDQDGDGEGSKTALRPLKHSESKEDDGPEIA